In Pogoniulus pusillus isolate bPogPus1 chromosome 1, bPogPus1.pri, whole genome shotgun sequence, one DNA window encodes the following:
- the TBPL2 gene encoding TATA box-binding protein-like 2 isoform X2, giving the protein MEGGSPLEGYLEHCDGQDDLSASPPHLFLPMNLYDVDLPIQSTEDALFSSQFNQSKELPVDFSSVDLSFLPDVTQDKEQTQSEDGHENQKELDGSMSRNEDGRGYVDENSLYDPGAAQPPPEAPDACRPLTPMTPVTSASESTGIVPQLQNIVSTVNLACKLDLKSIALHARNAEYNPKRFAAVIMRIREPRTTALIFSSGKMVCTGAKSEEQSRLAARKYARVVQKLGFPAKFLDFKIQNMVGSCDVRFPIRLEGLVLTHQQFSRMVKPRIVLLIFVSGKVVLTGAKERSEIYEAFENIYPILKGFKKSS; this is encoded by the exons ATGGAGGGCGGATCGCCGCTGGAGGGGTACCTGGAGCACTGCGACGGGCAG GATGACCTCTCAGCAAGTCCTCCTCATCTCTTTCTGCCCATGAACCTTTATGATGTAGACCTTCCAATCCAATCAACCGAAGATGCACTGTTCAGTTCTCAGTTTAATCAGTCCAAAGAGCTTCCTGTGGACTTTTCCTCTGTGGACCTCAGCTTTCTTCCAGATGTTACCCAAGATAAAGAACAAACTCAGTCTGAAGATGGTCATGaaaaccaaaaagagcttgATGGGTCAATGTCAAGAAATGAGGATGGCAGAGGCTATGTGGATGAGAACAGCTTGTATGACCCAGGTGcagctcaaccacctcctgaaGCACCCGACGCATGCCGTCCTCTGACCCCCATGACCCCGGTGACATCTGCCTCAGAAAGCACTGGCATAGTTCCTCAGCTGCA GAACATAGTGTCAACTGTAAACCTGGCTTGTAAGCTAGATCTGAAGAGCATAGCTCTGCATGCCAGGAATGCAGAGTACAACCCCAAG AGATTTGCAGCTGTGATCATGAGAATCAGGGAGCCACGAACAACAGCCCTCATCTTCAGCTCAGGAAAAATGGTCTGCACAGGAGCAAAAAG tGAAGAGCAGTCACggctggcagccaggaagtATGCACGTGTGGTGCAGAAGCTTGGGTTCCCTGCCAAGTTCCTGGACTTCAAGATCCAGAATATGGTTGGAAGCTGTGATGTGAGGTTCCCTATCCGTCTGGAAGGCTTGGTTCTCACTCATCAGCAGTTCAGCAG GATGGTGAAACCAAGGATAGTGCTGCTTATCTTTGTGTCTGGGAAAGTTGTACTGACTG GAGCAAAGGAGCGTTCTGAAATCTATGAAGCATTTGAGAACATCTACCCCATTCTAAAAGGCTTCAAGAAATCATCCTAA
- the TBPL2 gene encoding TATA box-binding protein-like 2 isoform X1 encodes MEGGSPLEGYLEHCDGQDDLSASPPHLFLPMNLYDVDLPIQSTEDALFSSQFNQSKELPVDFSSVDLSFLPDVTQDKEQTQSEDGHENQKELDGSMSRNEDGRGYVDENSLYDPGAAQPPPEAPDACRPLTPMTPVTSASESTGIVPQLQNIVSTVNLACKLDLKSIALHARNAEYNPKRFAAVIMRIREPRTTALIFSSGKMVCTGAKSEEQSRLAARKYARVVQKLGFPAKFLDFKIQNMVGSCDVRFPIRLEGLVLTHQQFSSYEPELFPGLIYRMVKPRIVLLIFVSGKVVLTGAKERSEIYEAFENIYPILKGFKKSS; translated from the exons ATGGAGGGCGGATCGCCGCTGGAGGGGTACCTGGAGCACTGCGACGGGCAG GATGACCTCTCAGCAAGTCCTCCTCATCTCTTTCTGCCCATGAACCTTTATGATGTAGACCTTCCAATCCAATCAACCGAAGATGCACTGTTCAGTTCTCAGTTTAATCAGTCCAAAGAGCTTCCTGTGGACTTTTCCTCTGTGGACCTCAGCTTTCTTCCAGATGTTACCCAAGATAAAGAACAAACTCAGTCTGAAGATGGTCATGaaaaccaaaaagagcttgATGGGTCAATGTCAAGAAATGAGGATGGCAGAGGCTATGTGGATGAGAACAGCTTGTATGACCCAGGTGcagctcaaccacctcctgaaGCACCCGACGCATGCCGTCCTCTGACCCCCATGACCCCGGTGACATCTGCCTCAGAAAGCACTGGCATAGTTCCTCAGCTGCA GAACATAGTGTCAACTGTAAACCTGGCTTGTAAGCTAGATCTGAAGAGCATAGCTCTGCATGCCAGGAATGCAGAGTACAACCCCAAG AGATTTGCAGCTGTGATCATGAGAATCAGGGAGCCACGAACAACAGCCCTCATCTTCAGCTCAGGAAAAATGGTCTGCACAGGAGCAAAAAG tGAAGAGCAGTCACggctggcagccaggaagtATGCACGTGTGGTGCAGAAGCTTGGGTTCCCTGCCAAGTTCCTGGACTTCAAGATCCAGAATATGGTTGGAAGCTGTGATGTGAGGTTCCCTATCCGTCTGGAAGGCTTGGTTCTCACTCATCAGCAGTTCAGCAG CTATGAGCCCGAACTGTTTCCTGGCCTTATTTATAGGATGGTGAAACCAAGGATAGTGCTGCTTATCTTTGTGTCTGGGAAAGTTGTACTGACTG GAGCAAAGGAGCGTTCTGAAATCTATGAAGCATTTGAGAACATCTACCCCATTCTAAAAGGCTTCAAGAAATCATCCTAA